A window of the Nycticebus coucang isolate mNycCou1 chromosome 3, mNycCou1.pri, whole genome shotgun sequence genome harbors these coding sequences:
- the MIOX gene encoding inositol oxygenase isoform X1, with translation MKVAVGPDPSLVYRPDVDPEAAKDKSSFRNYTSGPLLDRVFTTYKLMHTHQTVDFVRRKHAQFGGFSYKKMTIMEAVGMLDVLVDESDPDVDFPNSFHAFQTAEGIRKAHPDKDWFHLVGLLHDLGKVLALLGEPQWAVVGDTFPVGCRPQASVVFCDSTFQDNPDLQDPRYSTELGMYQPHCGLDKVLMSWGHDEYMYQMMKFNKFSLPVEAFYMIRFHSFYPWHTGGDYWQLCSQQDLAMLPWVQEFNKFDLYTKCPDLPDVVELRPYYQELIDKYCPGVLSW, from the exons ATGAAGGTGGCTGTG GGCCCAGACCCTTCCCTGGTCTACAGACCTGATGTGGACCCAGAGGCAGCCAAAGACAAGAGCAGCTTCCGAAACTACACT TCGGGCCCACTGCTGGACCGTGTCTTCACCACCTACAAGCTCATGCACACCCACCAGACGGTAGACTTTGTCAGGAGGAAG CATGCCCAGTTTGGGGGCTTCTCCTATAAGAAGATGACGATTATGGAAGCTGTGGGCATGCTGGATGTACTGGTGGATGAATCAGACCCAGACGTGGATTTTCCTAACTCCTTCCACGCCTTCCAGACAGCAGAGGGCATCCGGAAGGCCCACCCAGATAAGG ACTGGTTCCACCTCGTTGGGCTCCTGCATGACCTGGGGAAGGTCCTGGCTCTGCTGGGGGAGCCCCAG TGGGCAGTCGTTGGAGACACCTTCCCAGTTGGATGCCGTCCCCAGGCCTCTGTGGTTTTCTGTGACTCCACCTTCCAAGACAATCCTGATCTCCAGGACCCGAGATACAG CACCGAACTTGGCATGTACCAGCCCCACTGTGGACTTGACAAAGTCCTCATGTCCTGGGGCCACGACG AGTACATGTACCAGATGATGAAGTTCAACAAGTTCTCCCTACCCGTGGAG GCCTTCTACATGATCCGATTCCATTCCTTCTACCCTTGGCACACCGGTGGTGACTACTGGCAGCTGTGCAGCCAGCAGGACCTGGCTATGCTACCCTGGGTGCAGGAGTTCAA TAAGTTTGACCTCTACACCAAGTGCCCTGACCTGCCGGATGTGGTTGAGCTGCGGCCATACTACCAGGAGCTCATTGACAAGTACTGCCCAGGTGTCCTGAGTTGGTGA
- the MIOX gene encoding inositol oxygenase isoform X2, translating to MKVAVGPDPSLVYRPDVDPEAAKDKSSFRNYTSGPLLDRVFTTYKLMHTHQTVDFVRRKHAQFGGFSYKKMTIMEAVGMLDVLVDESDPDVDFPNSFHAFQTAEGIRKAHPDKDWFHLVGLLHDLGKVLALLGEPQWAVVGDTFPVGCRPQASVVFCDSTFQDNPDLQDPRYSTELGMYQPHCGLDKVLMSWGHDEYMYQMMKFNKFSLPVELCSQQDLAMLPWVQEFNKFDLYTKCPDLPDVVELRPYYQELIDKYCPGVLSW from the exons ATGAAGGTGGCTGTG GGCCCAGACCCTTCCCTGGTCTACAGACCTGATGTGGACCCAGAGGCAGCCAAAGACAAGAGCAGCTTCCGAAACTACACT TCGGGCCCACTGCTGGACCGTGTCTTCACCACCTACAAGCTCATGCACACCCACCAGACGGTAGACTTTGTCAGGAGGAAG CATGCCCAGTTTGGGGGCTTCTCCTATAAGAAGATGACGATTATGGAAGCTGTGGGCATGCTGGATGTACTGGTGGATGAATCAGACCCAGACGTGGATTTTCCTAACTCCTTCCACGCCTTCCAGACAGCAGAGGGCATCCGGAAGGCCCACCCAGATAAGG ACTGGTTCCACCTCGTTGGGCTCCTGCATGACCTGGGGAAGGTCCTGGCTCTGCTGGGGGAGCCCCAG TGGGCAGTCGTTGGAGACACCTTCCCAGTTGGATGCCGTCCCCAGGCCTCTGTGGTTTTCTGTGACTCCACCTTCCAAGACAATCCTGATCTCCAGGACCCGAGATACAG CACCGAACTTGGCATGTACCAGCCCCACTGTGGACTTGACAAAGTCCTCATGTCCTGGGGCCACGACG AGTACATGTACCAGATGATGAAGTTCAACAAGTTCTCCCTACCCGTGGAG CTGTGCAGCCAGCAGGACCTGGCTATGCTACCCTGGGTGCAGGAGTTCAA TAAGTTTGACCTCTACACCAAGTGCCCTGACCTGCCGGATGTGGTTGAGCTGCGGCCATACTACCAGGAGCTCATTGACAAGTACTGCCCAGGTGTCCTGAGTTGGTGA
- the ADM2 gene encoding LOW QUALITY PROTEIN: protein ADM2 (The sequence of the model RefSeq protein was modified relative to this genomic sequence to represent the inferred CDS: inserted 2 bases in 1 codon): MLVAPGGPSRQGVFSLRPGKPPLENPRQLPLAPTLPSAPRSVLLDLPVDLRLQTRWPPGPRRRMHLRTQVWREWLRTKAAPHLLAYRPLCLALPPWFVPRPLIALICISLLYLLLLGVLVRSLENPGLQPWYPAPHPVIWKLHQGPSHRGXCPAMSQPIQDGGSRHSGPRTHLGSHRPRAPLLRVVDCALGTCQVQNLSHCLWQLVRPASRQDSVPVDPNSPHSYG; the protein is encoded by the exons ATGCTGGTAGCCCCCGGGGGTCCCAGCAGGCAGGGAGTCTTCTCACTGCGCCCAGGGAAGCCGCCCCTCGAG AACCCCAGACAGCTGCCGCTGGCGCCCACACTACCCAGCGCACCCCGCTCTGTGCTCCTGGACCTGCCTGTAGACCTCAGACTCCAGACCCGCTGGCCGCCTGGCCCCAGGAGACGCATGCATCTACGGACACAG GTGTGGCGGGAGTGGCTCCGGACTAAGGCTGCTCCCCATCTGTTGGCTTATCGCCCCCTCTGCCTAGCCCTGCCTCCATGGTTCGTACCCAGACCATTGATTGCCCTCATTTGCATCAGCCTCCTCTACCTGCTGCTCCTGGGCGTGCTGGTCCGTAGCCT GGAGAACCCAGGCCTGCAGCCCTGGTACCCTGCACCCCATCCTGTGATCTGGAAGCTTCACCAGGGCCCCAGCCACAGAGG GTGCCCTGCCATGAGTCAGCCAATCCAGGATGGTGGCAGCCGACACTCAGGTCCCCGAACACACCTGGGCTCCCACAGGCCCAGGGCCCCGCTGCTGCGGGTGGTGGACTGTGCTCTGGGCACCTGCCAGGTGCAGAATCTCAGCCACTGCCTGTGGCAGCTTGTGAGACCAGCCAGCAGGCAGGATTCAGTTCCTGTGGACCCTAACAGCCCCCATAGCTATGGCTGA